The following proteins are co-located in the Paralichthys olivaceus isolate ysfri-2021 chromosome 2, ASM2471397v2, whole genome shotgun sequence genome:
- the pnp4a gene encoding purine nucleoside phosphorylase 4a: protein MHSKEQISHDEYQTTADWLMSQTKHRPQVAIICGSGLGALADTLKCQDSFAYSDIPGFPQSTVQGHAGRLVFGELKGKTCVCMQGRFHMYEGHSLCKTTFPVRVFKLLGVETLIVTNAAGSLADGFHPGDIMIIKDHINFPGLVGLNPLCGPNDDKFGPRFPAMSGCYDKDLRCLAMDIAKQQGVAGFMQEGVYAMVGGPNFESIAEARLLHRLGVDAVGMSTAPEVVVATHCGLRVFGLSLITNKVVKSYDDSESVNHDGVLEVGRLRSHTVQQLVTELISRIEINNNNSKNAV, encoded by the exons ATGCACAGCAAAGAACAGATCAG TCATGATGAATACCAGACAACAGCTGACTGGTTGATGTCTCAGACCAAACATCGCCCCCAGGTGGCGATCATCTGTGGGTCTGGACTGGGGGCGCTCGCTGACACGCTCAAGTGTCAGGACTCCTTCGCTTATTCTGACATACCAGGCTTCCCTCAGAGCACAG TTCAGGGTCATGCAGGTCGACTGGTTTTCGGAGAGCTGAAGGGgaagacgtgtgtgtgcatgcaggggCGCTTCCACATGTATGAAGGACACTCACTCTgcaag ACAACGTTTCCTGTTCGGGTCTTCAAGCTGTTGGGGGTGGAGACTCTGATCGTGACAAACGCAGCCGGCTCATTGGCTGATGGTTTCCATCCTGGTGACATCATGATCATCAAAGACCACATTAACTTCCCAGGACTGGTCGGTCTGAACCCGCTGTGCGGACCCAACGACGACAA GTTCGGACCTCGTTTCCCGGCCATGTCGGGTTGCTATGACAAAGACCTGCGTTGCCTAGCGATGGATATCGCCAAGCAGCAGGGCGTGGCCGGCTTCATGCAGGAGGGCGTGTACGCTATGGTGGGAGGGCCCAACTTTGAAAGCATCGCTGAGGCCAGGCTACTGCATCGGCTGGGGGTGGATGCTGTTG GTATGAGCACGGCTCCTGAGGTCGTCGTGGCAACTCACTGCGGCCTGAGAGTCTTTGGTCTTTCTCTGATCACCAACAAG GTGGTGAAGAGCTATGACGACTCTGAGAGTGTGAACCATGACGGCGTCCTGGAGGTCGGCCGGCTGCGCTCTCACACCGTCCAGCAGCTGGTGACTGAACTGATCAGCAGGATCGAGATCAATAACAACAACTCCAAGAATGCTGTctga